The window ACGCCTCATCCCGGATCACCATCTGTTCTCTTCGGACCTCATCCGCCTGGCTGACGGCAGGTGGCAGGTGGTGTCACATGGCACCCAGGCTCCGGCCGGAACCGGTTATGCCCTGGAAAACCGGGTTATCCTCACCCGGATTCTGCCCAGGATGTTTCATTCCAGAAAAGTTCAGCGTCTGGCCCCGTTTTTTAAATATCTGAATCTGTCCCTGATGGAAATTTCCGGGCAGAAACAGCAGGAGCCCCGCATTGTAATGCTCTCCGAAGGTCCCTCCGGTGCCCATTATTTTGAACAGGTGTTTCTGGCAAGGTATCTGGGCTATACCTTGGTGGAGACCAACGATCTGACCACCCGGGGAGACTGGGTGTTTCTAAAAACTTTGGGCGGGCTTCAGCGGGTGGATGTTATTTTGCGTCAGATTCCGGATTATTCCTGTGATCCCCAGCTGGGTGCAAGCCGGACATTTCCCGGTATACCCGGCCTGGTTCAGGCGGCCCGGGCGGGCAATGTGGCCATAAGCAACGCGCTGGGATCAGGTATTCTTGAATCTCCGGGCCTGTTTGCCCTGCTGCCCCGGTTATGCCAGGAGATTCTGGGCGAACCCCTTCTTCTTGAAAATACGGACACATTCTGGCTGGGGACACCGGGAACACAGCTCAGGGTAGTGGAAGAAATAAGAAGCGGTTCCAGGCCCATGACCCTTTACAGTGCATTCAGTCCGGCCCATACCCAGGTGGTGCACACCAGCTCCCTGACCGGGCCTAAAAAACAGGAGTTGCTTGCCGCCATCCAGGCCACACCTTATGCCTGGGCCGGTGGTTATTCTGTGAACCCTTTTACTGTACCGGTCTGGACCGAACAGGGGGTAAGAAACAGGTACACAGCCGTGCGTATGTTTTCTAGCTCCATCACGGATAATGCCCCCACGGCGCCTGCACGAATTTCGGATCAGGTGGAAACCGCTGTCATGTCCGGCGGACTGGCCCGGGTGGCCGATGATCCGGAAACACTTGTTTTGTCCGGTACCCGGGGAAAAGGGCAGGGGGCCAAGGATGCCTGGTGTCTGTCTGAACGTCCCACCGAATTTAAAAGTATGCTTCACCGCTTTACAACCCCCTTTGAAATTCACAGGGGAAGTGATCTGCCCAGCCGTGTGGCGGATAACATGCTGTGGCTGGGGCGGTACATGGAACGTACTGAAGGCATGCTGCGGGTGATCCGAAGCGTTTTGATGCGGGTGCACAGCGAAATCCAACTGGACAAGGTCAGTGAGATGCCCTTCTTTCTCAGGGTCATGGCCAATCTGGAAATTGTATCTGCGAATTTTGGTCGGCCTGATGCCTCTTTTTCCGTAAGCATTATTGAAAAAGAGTTATACCGTTCCATCTATGGGGTGCAGATACAGAGCAGTATTCTTAACTGTCTGAACAACGCCATCCAGGTAGCTGACCGGGTCAGGGACCGGCTTTCTGATGACTCCTGGCAGATCCTTGGTCGCATTGAAAAAGGGCTGGTCCAGATCAACCCCAAAAATCAGAGTGCTGAAATCCTGGAAATGCTCAGTGATATTATTCTGAATATGTCCGCCTTTGCAGGACTTGCCCTGGAAAGCATGACCCGGGGAATGGGGTGGCGGTTCATGGATATGGGCCGGCGGATTGAGCGCGCCCTTCATATGATAACTGTCATGGGCAGTCTGATTCAGGGACGCACACTTCCGGATTCCAACGATCTTGAGGCTGTTCTGGAGGTGGCGGACAGCCGCATCACCTATCACACCCGGTACAGGACCACCCTTCATATGGAACCACTGGTGGACTTGCTGCTGCTGGATGAGATAAACCCACGATCTGTGGGGTTTCAGCTGGTGGCCCTTCACTCCCATCTGAAAAATCTGCCCAAGTCCCAACCTCTTCCTTTCCGGACAAAGGAGGAGAAAATTATTTTGGACCTGACTACCCGGCTGCGCCTGGCAGATACACAGGAGTTGATGGTATTTGGCAAAGCGCATATTTTGCCCAACCTCAATGCTTTGCTGGAAAAATTGAACAACGATCTGCAAGGTCTTGCAGACAGCATCACCCAGCACTATCT is drawn from uncultured Desulfobacter sp. and contains these coding sequences:
- a CDS encoding circularly permuted type 2 ATP-grasp protein yields the protein MSPTNEPIPGDDPGPSGSRPVNPVLTTDILNQSTAVDLSSGRMPPHWDGLAKYLNSLGTAELSQRWKKARQIIQEHGSAYNVFNPETATERPWALDPIPLPISSRTWQILEHGIQQRTKLLALIFKDIYGRQDFIKRRVIPAELVFGNPGFLRQCRFGSQRLIPDHHLFSSDLIRLADGRWQVVSHGTQAPAGTGYALENRVILTRILPRMFHSRKVQRLAPFFKYLNLSLMEISGQKQQEPRIVMLSEGPSGAHYFEQVFLARYLGYTLVETNDLTTRGDWVFLKTLGGLQRVDVILRQIPDYSCDPQLGASRTFPGIPGLVQAARAGNVAISNALGSGILESPGLFALLPRLCQEILGEPLLLENTDTFWLGTPGTQLRVVEEIRSGSRPMTLYSAFSPAHTQVVHTSSLTGPKKQELLAAIQATPYAWAGGYSVNPFTVPVWTEQGVRNRYTAVRMFSSSITDNAPTAPARISDQVETAVMSGGLARVADDPETLVLSGTRGKGQGAKDAWCLSERPTEFKSMLHRFTTPFEIHRGSDLPSRVADNMLWLGRYMERTEGMLRVIRSVLMRVHSEIQLDKVSEMPFFLRVMANLEIVSANFGRPDASFSVSIIEKELYRSIYGVQIQSSILNCLNNAIQVADRVRDRLSDDSWQILGRIEKGLVQINPKNQSAEILEMLSDIILNMSAFAGLALESMTRGMGWRFMDMGRRIERALHMITVMGSLIQGRTLPDSNDLEAVLEVADSRITYHTRYRTTLHMEPLVDLLLLDEINPRSVGFQLVALHSHLKNLPKSQPLPFRTKEEKIILDLTTRLRLADTQELMVFGKAHILPNLNALLEKLNNDLQGLADSITQHYLSRIETEKQLNGQYEGTGYPVVGAVNNEI